A section of the Solitalea canadensis DSM 3403 genome encodes:
- a CDS encoding LuxR C-terminal-related transcriptional regulator produces MEENRQEKDLQTGKQALTTVDEHIFFKELVDKMPVGLYTASYETESVTWCNQYMENMFGLSANEIIALGSDFCGTLVHPDDQHLTQISQLLLSQQPLVNFGGVFRVRSANDANWKWLAGWATSLQKDNSGIATDMLCVLVDLGVCIHTYDRTIDALKDALRNKKDETLLSLTNREREVLLLIAKGLKNKEVAERLSEYTIETHRKNIKLKLNVRTTTELLKKAEDLILLNV; encoded by the coding sequence ATGGAGGAAAATAGGCAAGAAAAGGACTTGCAAACAGGGAAACAAGCATTAACGACGGTTGATGAGCATATATTTTTTAAAGAACTTGTAGATAAAATGCCTGTGGGCTTGTATACTGCAAGTTATGAAACAGAAAGTGTTACTTGGTGTAATCAATACATGGAAAACATGTTTGGATTGTCGGCAAATGAAATTATTGCTTTAGGCAGTGATTTTTGTGGAACCTTGGTTCATCCCGATGATCAACATTTGACACAAATAAGCCAGCTTTTGTTAAGCCAGCAACCTCTTGTAAATTTTGGAGGAGTTTTCAGAGTTCGTTCAGCCAACGATGCTAATTGGAAATGGCTTGCGGGTTGGGCCACTTCTTTGCAAAAAGATAATAGTGGCATTGCTACTGATATGCTTTGTGTTTTGGTTGACTTGGGTGTTTGTATTCATACCTATGATCGTACAATTGATGCATTAAAAGATGCGTTGAGGAATAAAAAAGATGAAACATTACTTTCGCTAACCAATAGAGAGCGTGAGGTGTTATTGCTGATAGCTAAGGGACTTAAGAATAAGGAAGTAGCAGAACGTTTAAGTGAGTATACCATTGAAACTCACCGTAAGAATATCAAGTTAAAGCTCAATGTTCGTACAACAACTGAATTATTGAAGAAGGCCGAAGATCTGATACTGTTGAATGTTTAG
- a CDS encoding (Fe-S)-binding protein, which yields MELHIKTMSEMLAAGEEPELLFWVGCAGSFDERAQKITRAVATILNNVGIKFAILGTEESCTGDPAKRAGNEFLFQMMAMTNIEILNAYNVKKIVTACPHCFNTLKNEYPELGGNYEVIHHSQLIQQLIDDGRLKIENGETFKGKKITYHDPCYLGRANGVYEAPRAVIEQLDAELTEMKRCRSNGLCCGAGGAQMFKEPEKGNKDINVERTEEALALKPDVIAVSCPFCMTMIRDGVKLADKEAEVQVLDIAEIATKANGWT from the coding sequence ATGGAACTCCATATAAAAACAATGTCGGAAATGCTGGCTGCAGGCGAAGAACCAGAATTATTATTTTGGGTTGGGTGTGCAGGAAGTTTTGACGAACGTGCTCAGAAAATTACCCGTGCAGTTGCAACAATCTTAAACAATGTAGGAATCAAGTTTGCCATTTTAGGAACAGAAGAAAGCTGTACCGGAGACCCGGCTAAACGTGCAGGAAATGAATTTTTGTTTCAAATGATGGCAATGACCAATATTGAAATTTTAAACGCCTACAACGTTAAGAAAATCGTTACTGCTTGTCCTCATTGTTTTAATACTTTAAAAAATGAATACCCTGAGTTAGGTGGTAATTACGAGGTTATTCATCACTCTCAGTTAATACAGCAATTAATTGATGATGGCCGTTTAAAAATTGAAAACGGTGAAACCTTCAAAGGTAAAAAAATCACTTATCATGATCCTTGTTATTTAGGACGTGCCAACGGTGTATACGAGGCTCCACGTGCTGTAATAGAGCAATTGGATGCTGAATTAACAGAAATGAAACGTTGTCGCTCTAATGGACTTTGTTGTGGAGCGGGTGGAGCTCAAATGTTCAAAGAACCTGAGAAAGGGAATAAAGACATTAATGTAGAGCGTACAGAAGAAGCCTTAGCCTTAAAACCAGATGTTATTGCAGTTTCATGTCCTTTCTGTATGACAATGATCAGAGATGGCGTAAAATTAGCCGACAAAGAAGCCGAGGTGCAAGTATTGGACATTGCTGAAATTGCAACCAAAGCCAACGGTTGGACGTAA
- a CDS encoding 4Fe-4S dicluster domain-containing protein — protein sequence MLGQLLFVLIAAAAIWLFTRNVMKIRRNIMLGKDIDRTDHTAERWKTMARVALGQSKMMVRPIAGFLHILIYVGFVIINIEMLEIVIDGIFGTHRIFSFLGSFYGFLIGSFEFLALGVLTACVVFLIRRNIIHLKRFSGVEMKGWPVSDANYILIAEILLMTAFLTMNAADYKLQLLGAHHYIQAGSFPVSAAIAAILPDSETALIFVERLCWWSHIVGIFAFLNYIPYSKHFHIVLAFPNTWYSNLNKKGKFTNMQSVTNEVKAMLDPSFTPPATDGAPGRFGAKDVTDLNWVNLMNAYSCTECGRCTSNCPANMTGKLLSPRKIMMDTRDRLEEVGKNIDKHGKDYQDGKALLGDYITQEELWACTTCNACTEACPVNIDPLAIIVELRRYLVMEESNAPASINNMFGNVENNQAPWKYSPSDRTNWINN from the coding sequence ATGCTTGGACAGCTATTATTTGTACTTATTGCAGCAGCCGCTATTTGGCTTTTCACCCGCAATGTGATGAAAATCCGCAGGAACATCATGCTCGGTAAAGACATCGACCGAACGGATCATACTGCTGAACGCTGGAAAACCATGGCAAGAGTTGCCCTGGGCCAGTCTAAAATGATGGTTAGACCTATTGCAGGATTCCTTCACATCCTCATTTATGTAGGTTTTGTAATCATTAACATAGAGATGCTTGAAATTGTAATAGACGGCATCTTTGGCACTCACCGTATATTTTCTTTTTTAGGTAGCTTCTACGGCTTCCTTATTGGGTCATTTGAATTTTTAGCCTTAGGTGTACTTACTGCTTGTGTGGTCTTCTTAATCAGAAGGAACATTATTCATTTAAAACGTTTTTCTGGCGTGGAGATGAAAGGATGGCCTGTAAGCGACGCGAACTATATCCTAATTGCTGAGATCTTATTAATGACGGCTTTTTTAACCATGAATGCCGCAGATTATAAACTACAGCTGCTTGGAGCCCATCACTACATTCAGGCGGGATCATTCCCTGTCAGTGCAGCAATTGCCGCCATTTTACCTGATAGTGAAACTGCTTTAATTTTTGTTGAGCGTCTCTGCTGGTGGTCCCATATTGTGGGCATATTTGCTTTCTTAAACTACATTCCATATTCAAAACACTTTCACATTGTACTAGCATTTCCAAACACCTGGTATTCTAATTTGAATAAAAAAGGAAAGTTCACCAATATGCAGTCTGTTACTAACGAGGTGAAAGCAATGCTTGATCCGTCTTTTACCCCTCCTGCAACAGATGGTGCGCCCGGACGTTTCGGCGCAAAAGATGTTACTGACCTAAATTGGGTTAACCTAATGAATGCTTATTCTTGTACAGAATGTGGTCGCTGTACATCTAATTGTCCTGCTAATATGACCGGTAAGTTATTATCTCCACGCAAAATAATGATGGATACCCGCGACCGTCTGGAAGAAGTAGGAAAAAATATTGATAAGCACGGGAAGGATTACCAGGATGGTAAAGCGTTATTAGGTGATTATATCACTCAAGAAGAACTTTGGGCGTGTACCACATGTAATGCATGTACTGAGGCTTGTCCGGTTAATATTGATCCGTTAGCGATCATTGTTGAGTTGCGCAGGTATTTGGTTATGGAAGAATCCAACGCACCAGCAAGCATCAACAATATGTTTGGTAACGTAGAAAATAACCAGGCTCCGTGGAAATATTCTCCATCAGACAGAACAAACTGGATCAATAATTAA
- a CDS encoding thymidine kinase — protein sequence MINEGIERPKGAQRGSIEVICGPMFSGKTEELIRRLKRAQIAKLKVEIFKPATDIRYDATAVVSHDLNSIQSTPIETSSAILLLSSNTQVIGIDEAQFFDDELPNVCATLANKGIRVIVAGLDMDFKGNPFGPIPKLMAVAEFVTKITAVCVRCGAPASHSYRLVERQETFLLGEKESYEPRCRVCFNLDK from the coding sequence ATGATAAACGAGGGAATTGAAAGACCAAAAGGAGCACAAAGAGGCAGTATTGAAGTAATTTGCGGACCAATGTTTTCAGGAAAAACTGAAGAACTGATTCGCAGATTAAAAAGAGCGCAGATAGCGAAACTTAAAGTGGAGATTTTTAAACCTGCAACAGACATCCGCTATGACGCCACTGCTGTTGTTTCTCATGATCTTAATTCAATTCAATCCACTCCTATTGAAACTTCATCGGCAATCTTATTATTAAGCAGCAATACACAAGTTATCGGAATAGATGAGGCTCAGTTCTTTGATGATGAATTACCAAATGTTTGCGCTACGCTAGCCAATAAAGGAATAAGAGTTATTGTAGCAGGTCTTGATATGGATTTTAAAGGCAACCCTTTTGGACCTATTCCTAAGCTAATGGCCGTTGCAGAGTTTGTAACTAAAATTACCGCAGTTTGTGTACGCTGTGGGGCCCCGGCCAGCCATTCTTATCGTTTGGTTGAAAGACAAGAAACATTTCTTCTTGGCGAAAAAGAAAGCTATGAGCCACGATGCAGAGTTTGTTTTAACTTAGATAAATAG
- the rodA gene encoding rod shape-determining protein RodA: MNQKQQTSPFYNVDWVTIILYFCLVVIGWLNIYAAVFDADHASIFDMSRNYGKQLIWILTAGIIITAILLIDSKFFNFSAYAFYGVTLILLIAVLFVGKLVGGNRAWFEIGSFRLQPAEFAKVATCLALSRYMGTTNLKLTDFGDQLKCFALIFTPVVLILLQPDAGSAIVFTSFFLVLYREGLPPFYLVFGFVSVILFILSLLIPQTYIIVALIAIAIFLLWRDRRIRRTYTLVIGSTIMAIVLVTGVNYVFHNVLKSHQRDRIDLLLGKKVDPKGVGYNVNQSKIAIGSGQLLGKGFLKGTQTKYDFVPEQSTDFIFCTIGEEWGFLGSVVVLGLYSFLILRIVVLAERQRSTFSRVYGYGVASILFFHVFINVGMTIGIIPVIGIPLPFISYGGSSLWSFTILLFILIKLDTNRNGIIR; encoded by the coding sequence ATGAACCAAAAACAGCAAACCAGTCCTTTTTATAACGTAGATTGGGTTACGATTATCCTTTACTTTTGTTTGGTGGTAATCGGGTGGTTAAATATTTATGCTGCCGTTTTTGACGCTGATCACGCCAGCATATTTGACATGAGCCGTAATTACGGAAAACAGCTCATATGGATATTAACTGCAGGAATTATTATTACGGCCATTTTATTGATTGACTCAAAGTTTTTCAATTTTTCTGCCTATGCTTTTTATGGAGTCACCTTAATATTGCTTATTGCGGTGCTTTTTGTGGGTAAACTTGTTGGTGGTAACCGAGCCTGGTTTGAAATAGGAAGTTTTAGGCTACAACCTGCAGAATTTGCGAAAGTGGCCACTTGTCTTGCCCTGTCGCGTTACATGGGAACTACCAACCTTAAACTGACTGATTTTGGTGATCAATTAAAGTGTTTTGCCCTTATTTTCACTCCCGTTGTTTTAATTTTATTACAGCCCGACGCTGGTTCGGCCATTGTATTTACTTCATTTTTCTTAGTATTATATAGAGAAGGACTCCCTCCTTTTTATCTGGTATTCGGATTCGTTTCAGTTATTCTATTCATTTTATCATTACTAATACCTCAAACCTATATAATCGTAGCATTAATTGCGATTGCGATTTTCTTATTGTGGAGAGATCGTAGAATAAGACGTACTTACACATTGGTGATCGGAAGTACAATTATGGCTATTGTGTTAGTAACAGGTGTAAATTATGTTTTCCATAACGTATTAAAATCTCACCAACGTGATCGTATTGACCTTTTGTTAGGAAAAAAAGTGGATCCAAAAGGTGTTGGTTATAATGTAAACCAATCAAAAATAGCAATTGGTTCCGGACAGTTACTGGGAAAAGGTTTTTTAAAAGGAACTCAAACCAAATATGACTTCGTACCTGAACAAAGTACCGACTTTATCTTTTGTACAATAGGTGAAGAATGGGGCTTTTTAGGGAGTGTTGTTGTATTAGGTCTATATTCCTTCTTAATACTTCGTATAGTTGTTTTAGCCGAACGACAGCGATCTACTTTTTCAAGAGTTTATGGGTATGGTGTAGCCTCGATATTATTCTTCCACGTATTTATTAATGTGGGTATGACTATTGGTATTATACCGGTAATTGGTATTCCTTTGCCGTTCATTAGTTATGGAGGATCGTCGTTATGGAGCTTTACCATCTTGTTATTTATCCTGATAAAGCTCGATACCAACAGAAACGGAATTATCCGTTAA